CTTTGTTGCGAGTCCTCATGTTCTCTGCGATGTACTTCACGCTCTCTATGGCCTGCTTGATCTCTGGAGACACCACGGAGAAGGCAACAACAGCGTTGACAGGCGAGGGGGTATTCAGGGGCCTCGTCAGCTTGGGCAGCTCTGACTCCTGGGGCCCTTGTGTCGGGGGTgcctgtggaggaggagggggtggtggtggcACCATTGGGGGAGGGACAGGAGTCGGTACCTCCTTGCCTCTGTAGGGGCACCTCCTGTTCATATCCCGGTTCATGTCCCGGTTCATTTCCCGGTTCAAGTCGCGGTTCATCTCACCGTACTCCACACAGTTCATGGAGCTGCCAGCTGAGGTGGCGCCTCCGCCTCCTGCCCCCCCATCAAGCGGTGGACACGCTACGCCCCCAGTTATACCTCCAACACTTACGCTTCCTGAGCCACTTCCTGATCCTATGCTGTTCTTTctcttcttgtttcttttttcacccCCTCCCGTCCCTCCTGTAATACTGGCAGGGGAGGAGCAGCCCTGGTCGATAGGCCGCCTCATCAGCATCACCCTGGGCAGCACCCCGAGGAACACAGACCTCACCCACTCTGGCATAGTGTGCGTCATGGGGGTGCGGTAGTGGACATTCAGCACAAAGACAGTGATGACGATGCTGAGCGTGACGAAAATCATGGTGAAGAGGAGGTACTCTCCGATCAGAGGGATGACGAGTGACGTCGAAGGGATCGTCTCAGTGATGACCAGCAGGAAcacagtgagggagaggaggaccGAGATACACAGGGTGACCTTCTCGCCGCAGTCAGACGGGAGGTAGAAGACCAGCACTGTGAGGAAGGAGATGAGGAGGCAGGGGATGATGAGGTTGATGGTGTAGAAGAGAGGCAGGCGGCGGATGTAGAAGGAGTAGGTGATGTCTGGGTAGATTTCCTCGCAGCAGTTGTACTTGATGTCATGCTTGTATCCTGGAGCGTCGATGATCTCCCACTCTCCACTTTCCCAGAAGTCTTTCAGGTTCAcctgatgaaaataaaaaagggaaGTAAATGGGAgttattttgaggaaaaatattttaaaatatctgtctttgtgtgagaaaattaaattaaaagcaaGTCAGCTTGAAGAGACACAAGGAGGGGACAGTTCAAATGTTCAAAAGCTGCCACTTGTAAATTATGACACCTCACTAAATGTCTTCTGGCAGACAAGTGACAggatttaataaaatgtattccTTTTTTGGCAAAACAGAGCACATGAAAAGGTATTTGTGGCTCTGGACTGAAACCTTACTGCTGAGGAAAATGTGTTGCAAACATGCCATGTGGAATAAAAGTGCACAACTGCTAGATGACCAGGATCTCTGACCTTTGAGCCAATGAGCACCAGGTCAATCTTGGCCTTGTCGTACGTCCAGGAGCCAAACTTCATGGAGCAGTTCTGGTAGTCAAAGGGGAAGTAGGTGATGTCCATGGGGCAGGAGGATTTGAAAATAGCTGGAGGAACCCAGGTGATGGTGCCATCGAACTTCAGCAGAGCCTTGGTCTTGTCTTCCACAAGGAAGTCACCAACAGCACTGAGAGAGATGGCAATGTCATTTCAGTTAAAGGACATTAAAACCTTTAGCACAAAAGGTCAATAGATAGAAGGCAAATATACATGAAAAGAGCAGTAAACAAACAGTTGTGTCTCTCAGCATATAAAGCAGGCTGATCGTCTTCCTTTGCATTCATGCAGTAAAACTTACTTGTTGTACAAAACAATGTCTGGCCTCCAAATTTTATTGGATGGAACTCGTATGAACTCAATCCCATCGTACTCAACAGGGGACCATTTCAGTTTGTAGTCGTTCCAGACCTACCAGTCAGGCAAAACTTGGCGtgagtaaaaaacacaaaagtggcATCACTAATGACATCACATACAGGATAAACGTCACTCACATGTCTCAGCCAAAGATTGGTTTCCATGATCTGATTCACCTCATCCTGTGAAGACAAGAAGGGTGAATTAGTCACCAAGATAAAAGGGTGCTGTCACAAAACATGTGATTTCTTTGTTTAAAAGCAATGAGTTGTTCATTCTCTGCTCTTACCACTTTGACCAGTTGAGATATGGAGACCTCAAACTCCACTGTGACTGGATCTGAGACATTCTCCACTGGTCGGATGAACTGGTTGTACCTCCTGAACAACCTCCGAAATAATCTGTCCTCACCCTTCGATGAAAAACAGCCtaatgaaagagagaaaagaagaaatggAAGAGCAGTTTAACACTTAAATAAATGAGTGTGTTTTCAATCATTCCTACATACCCTGGGTTTCTAGATCCATCACTTATATAATGTAGGTCAAGCCATGTATTAAAATCAGGGGCATaatacagacagtgcaggcagtgtggttgcactggggcccgtgaTGTGGGGGGTCCATAGAGAGAGcgggccctccaacaatgtgttgggcGAAGAATGGGCACTTATGAGTGATTGCCACCttgaaaatatgcctgtgttcaaagaagaactctcattaaattaaacattaaactgtggcatttgctatatatgccctTGAAAAAGGCAAATCTGTCTTCGTcaggttttttaaaaatcttttttgtaaaatagtcaaaAGCACCTATTGTAAAATGTTATGCTTATTCCAAATAAACTATGATAAActattaaaattgttaaattaatacattcttattttctttggtattttttgccatatacagatatgcaatgatgattgttgGGTAAGATGTATGTTATCCAGTGTCAAatgcaacccggtctcactccgaagtcggtgaaatccggcgcttggggagtgacttgcggcgtcagacactgacgaaaaaagctgtcctttaacatcggcatgatatgtGGTCTGACACCATTTTGGTGTGATGGCACTCGGCGGCGTCAGGGGTAAATGTGGTGGGAcacaaacaaaagttaaggcagtgaaagtcctAGTAGAATTGGTGGGATTGGTGGGATTGGTGGCGGATGGGTCCAATTAACACTGACTTTTACCAGGATGAGCAATGTtcatgtcctgtaagattctaaagccaaaccatgttctttgttcctaaacctaaccatgtgcattagttgttggaggaaacaACACTTCAATTCATGTCGTGCTGAGGTAGTGCATTTATAATGAAAGAGACTCTATGTAAGCAGTAaattttactgtgaaaatggaagtgtattttgaaagacaacaatgcatgtaacaggcagagcttaacacggtgtcccagaacatcaacaagtCATTTGACCAGCGAGCCGTTAGAAATGTTTCACTCTGTTAAAggaaagtgaaataaaaatcacagacagagacagtcacTTTGTAGCCACCGCAGACAGACTAATCTGTCTACTCTGCATGTCTAGATGCCACTAAGGGTAAGGGAAATAacggaaaatatattttagtctGATTTAGATGAAAGAACCCCTTTAACTGTTTAATAAATGCTTCTTTGATGATGTGAAAGCTGTCAgagaagtgtgtgtttgagaggtgTTTCTATCGCCTGTGTACAGAACAAAGGCAAAACTCTAACACTTTAAGGAAACAAAAGatgatttaaacaaaaaaggaaCGGGGTGCCGTCGGCCAGAGTGTGTGTGCCGGCTTTAGAAGGTCATATTGTGGAAAACTGCCACTAGTAACACTGGTGCCTGGGATGGCACATCGACCCATGCCTACCCAAGCAGAAAATGTTGCCTCACTTGTGTCACCAGCACGACCACAGAAACAGTGCGTCAGTGGCTTCAAAGAGCTCTAAGTCCACGTTATCATAGAACAATATGGAAATGCACAATCTTTGCTCCTTAAACTTCAATTAATCTTTCCTGTGTCATGTTCCCTTGTAAGGCTTTAATTCCCTGAACAGCCTCCTTTCTCCATCACCTTTTTCTTCTGGGCCAACTGGTAAGTTAGGTCATTTCCACGTCAGCCAGTAAAACACTGTTAGTCGGTCCCACTGTTGTCGCACTGTCCTTGAACTTCGAACTGATTAATTTTGCTAACACACAGAACAACCTCTCCCATCATAGCTTTCAATCTGAGAAATGACGCACACGTTATTCAACACAATCCCAACCCATCAAACCTGCACTTACTGAGCTGCGTGAACCATTTTAGAGATGGAGGAAAATATGCTTCATGAAAAGGGCAAATGGGTCACAACCCATATACCCACAAATAGACACATTCACTGAAAAGGTTTGTTTCCTTGGcaacaactaaataaaacatggtCCTTTAATGGGACACTCTCGACAAACCAGAAGCTTGTAAAACTGGTTCAAAACCTTACTTTGAATTATTTCCTGTCAACGTACTCTTTAGCATCTTCAAAGACATCATATCTAAGTACTTTTTGTGCCATGTCTTCATGAAGAACCTTGCAcaaggaggaagaaaaacacTGTTGTTTACGAACGTACATAGATTTGTTACCACAGATTTGCTTTGGAGAGAGATTTTGCGACAGAAAGGCTTTCTTACTCtggcagactggccaatcataatgtagcattgGGCCGGTTCAGACCAttgtaacaacaacaacaaagctgtgctccattgactctaatgaatttgtttcagatttccttcattttcaggctggttttgtggatttaaaGCTAagcgttgtgtattaatgatactcgttacctggaaaGGTAGGAAGGAGATaaatgtttcttccctgttccaaaactaaaatcaaaccctgaaaagtgtagggttagctagctagctactgaagatatagcccaCTGaatgtacacatgctgcttttgctttttaatgattataaaacaaagaccaaccctgctgtacaggaaccagtgaagggaagcagggaaactttgctgatattcaaccagctgtgtgtcatcg
This region of Epinephelus fuscoguttatus linkage group LG9, E.fuscoguttatus.final_Chr_v1 genomic DNA includes:
- the LOC125894907 gene encoding neuronal acetylcholine receptor subunit alpha-3-like yields the protein MNFSGKLTNALLLVLLAAQGCFSSKGEDRLFRRLFRRYNQFIRPVENVSDPVTVEFEVSISQLVKVDEVNQIMETNLWLRHVWNDYKLKWSPVEYDGIEFIRVPSNKIWRPDIVLYNNAVGDFLVEDKTKALLKFDGTITWVPPAIFKSSCPMDITYFPFDYQNCSMKFGSWTYDKAKIDLVLIGSKVNLKDFWESGEWEIIDAPGYKHDIKYNCCEEIYPDITYSFYIRRLPLFYTINLIIPCLLISFLTVLVFYLPSDCGEKVTLCISVLLSLTVFLLVITETIPSTSLVIPLIGEYLLFTMIFVTLSIVITVFVLNVHYRTPMTHTMPEWVRSVFLGVLPRVMLMRRPIDQGCSSPASITGGTGGGEKRNKKRKNSIGSGSGSGSVSVGGITGGVACPPLDGGAGGGGATSAGSSMNCVEYGEMNRDLNREMNRDMNRDMNRRCPYRGKEVPTPVPPPMVPPPPPPPPQAPPTQGPQESELPKLTRPLNTPSPVNAVVAFSVVSPEIKQAIESVKYIAENMRTRNKAKEVEDDWKYVAMVIDRIFLWVFVTVCVLGTVGLFLQPLISFLK